A genomic segment from Gemmatimonadaceae bacterium encodes:
- a CDS encoding aldehyde dehydrogenase family protein encodes MTDFQNYIAGQWVAPSTGAWFENRNPADTTDLIGRFPRSAPADIDRAVASAVKGFAAWKLVPAPARGDVLRRVGDLLTARKEELADLMTREMGKPLAETRGDVQEGIDTAYYAGTMGRQLFGHTVPSELANKWAMSFRRPIGVCGLVTPFNFPLAIPTWKSFPALLCGNSVIFKPAEDVPHTVAVLVEILLEAGVHPEAVQLVHGLGEEVGSALVSHPDVPVISFTGSTETGSLVGETCGRMHKRLSLEMGGKNAQIVLDDANLDLALEGVLWGAFGTTGQRCTATSRLILQSGIHDAFLDRLAAAASKLRLGDGRKAGTDVGPLIHADSRAKVERYVEIGKAAGNTLVTGGRAATGGALDNGFFFEPTIFAGVKQGDRLEQEEIFGPVLSVIRVDDADEAFRVNNGVKYGLSSSLYTSNVTLAFRALNELDNGITYVNAPTIGAEAHMPFGGVKQTGNGHREGGWEVYDFYSETKVGYVDYSGRLQRAQIDNY; translated from the coding sequence ATGACCGATTTCCAGAATTACATCGCCGGCCAGTGGGTCGCGCCGTCCACCGGCGCCTGGTTCGAGAACCGCAATCCCGCCGACACGACTGACCTCATCGGCCGTTTCCCGCGATCCGCGCCGGCGGACATCGACCGGGCTGTCGCCAGCGCCGTGAAGGGCTTCGCCGCCTGGAAGCTGGTGCCGGCACCCGCCCGGGGTGACGTCCTGCGCCGCGTGGGAGACCTGCTCACCGCCCGCAAGGAAGAGCTGGCCGACCTGATGACCCGCGAGATGGGCAAGCCGCTGGCCGAGACCCGCGGCGATGTGCAGGAGGGCATCGACACGGCCTATTACGCCGGCACCATGGGGCGGCAGCTCTTCGGCCACACGGTGCCGAGCGAGCTGGCCAACAAGTGGGCCATGAGCTTCCGCCGCCCGATCGGCGTCTGCGGCCTCGTCACCCCGTTCAACTTCCCGCTGGCGATCCCCACCTGGAAGAGCTTCCCGGCGCTGCTCTGCGGCAACTCGGTGATCTTCAAGCCGGCCGAGGACGTGCCGCACACCGTCGCGGTGCTGGTGGAGATCCTGCTCGAGGCCGGTGTTCACCCGGAGGCGGTGCAGCTCGTCCACGGCCTCGGCGAGGAGGTCGGCTCCGCCCTCGTCTCGCATCCGGACGTGCCGGTCATCTCATTCACGGGCTCCACCGAGACGGGGTCCCTCGTGGGCGAGACCTGTGGCCGGATGCACAAGCGCCTCTCGCTGGAGATGGGCGGCAAGAACGCCCAGATCGTCCTCGACGACGCCAACCTCGACCTGGCCCTCGAGGGGGTGCTCTGGGGTGCGTTCGGGACCACCGGGCAGCGCTGCACGGCCACCTCACGCCTGATCCTGCAATCCGGGATTCACGACGCCTTCCTCGACCGCCTCGCCGCGGCGGCCTCGAAGCTGCGCCTGGGCGACGGCCGCAAGGCCGGCACCGACGTGGGGCCGCTCATTCACGCCGATTCCCGCGCCAAGGTCGAGCGCTATGTCGAGATCGGGAAGGCCGCGGGGAACACCCTCGTCACGGGAGGCCGGGCCGCCACCGGCGGGGCGCTGGACAACGGGTTCTTCTTCGAGCCCACGATCTTCGCCGGCGTGAAGCAGGGCGACCGGCTCGAGCAGGAGGAGATCTTCGGGCCGGTCCTGAGCGTCATCCGCGTCGATGACGCCGACGAGGCCTTCCGCGTCAACAACGGGGTGAAGTACGGGCTGTCGTCGTCACTTTACACGTCGAACGTGACCCTGGCCTTCCGCGCCCTGAACGAGTTGGACAACGGCATCACCTACGTCAACGCCCCCACCATCGGCGCCGAGGCGCACATGCCGTTCGGCGGGGTGAAGCAGACCGGGAACGGGCACCGGGAAGGGGGGTGGGAAGTGTACGACTTCTACTCCGAGACGAAGGTCGGGTATGTGGACTACTCCGGGCGCCTGCAGCGCGCGCAGATCGACAACTACTGA
- the lepB gene encoding signal peptidase I, with protein sequence MDLNTPSQAPPRAISEAERRDALRRVNRRGLAWAWEWAKSFSVTVLLILIVRTFLIDIFRIPSSSMEGTLLVGDILFVNKLAYGAEVPFAATRLPPVRVPQRGELIVFKWPLDHSKAFVKRLVGLPGDTIAMRHGRLLVNGVAQREQFTRRIPGVADPMAVEFDWLRRALLPAAHASPGAHPTRNTWGPLVVPQHNYFMLGDNRDNSSDSRYWGFVSDSLLLGQPLLVYYSIVPDSVAHGSWLSRVRWHRIGELVR encoded by the coding sequence ATGGACCTGAACACGCCAAGTCAGGCACCACCGCGCGCGATCTCCGAGGCGGAGCGTCGCGACGCCCTGCGCCGCGTGAACCGGCGCGGGCTTGCCTGGGCGTGGGAGTGGGCGAAGTCCTTCAGCGTGACGGTCCTGCTCATCCTGATCGTCCGCACCTTCCTCATCGACATCTTCCGCATCCCGTCGAGCAGCATGGAAGGGACGCTGCTGGTCGGTGACATCCTCTTCGTGAACAAGCTCGCCTACGGCGCCGAGGTGCCGTTCGCCGCCACCCGGCTCCCGCCGGTGCGGGTGCCGCAGCGCGGGGAGCTGATCGTGTTCAAGTGGCCGCTCGATCACTCGAAGGCCTTCGTCAAGCGCCTCGTCGGCCTGCCTGGCGACACGATCGCCATGCGCCACGGGCGGCTGCTGGTCAACGGCGTCGCGCAGCGCGAACAGTTCACGCGCCGGATCCCGGGCGTGGCCGACCCGATGGCGGTCGAGTTCGACTGGCTGCGCCGCGCCCTGCTGCCGGCGGCCCACGCCTCGCCCGGCGCCCACCCCACGCGCAACACCTGGGGCCCGCTCGTCGTGCCGCAGCACAACTACTTCATGCTCGGCGACAACCGCGACAATTCCTCCGACAGCCGCTACTGGGGCTTCGTCTCCGATTCGCTGCTGCTCGGCCAGCCCCTGCTCGTGTACTACAGCATCGTCCCTGATTCCGTCGCACACGGCTCGTGGCTCTCGCGCGTCCGGTGGCACCGCATCGGGGAACTCGTGCGGTGA
- a CDS encoding RNA polymerase sigma factor RpoD/SigA, protein MPVSRRTKLASDEGSLDQYLKDISRYPLITREREAELARAIRTGDREALDTLVRSNLRFVVSVAKKYQNQGVSLSDLINEGNLGLIRAAQKFDETKEIKFISYAVWWIRQAILQALAEQSRIVRVPLNRAGALHRIGKRASAMVQELGREATHDEIAKDMSLPLDEVSLTMGIAQGHISLDSPVTPGEDNRLSDYLADTEHLSPEEEMHEKAMLETVVASLGRLKEREARILRMYFGLDEAEPLTLEEIGLKLGITRERVRQIKEKALSRLRHVSNARALESFYVS, encoded by the coding sequence ATGCCGGTGTCCCGCCGTACCAAGCTCGCCTCCGACGAAGGCTCGCTGGACCAGTACCTCAAGGACATCAGTCGCTACCCGCTCATCACCCGCGAGCGGGAGGCGGAACTGGCGCGCGCCATCCGCACCGGCGACCGCGAGGCGCTCGACACCCTCGTGCGCTCGAACCTGCGCTTCGTGGTGTCGGTTGCCAAGAAGTACCAGAACCAGGGCGTCTCGCTCTCCGACCTGATCAACGAGGGCAACCTCGGCCTGATCCGCGCCGCGCAGAAGTTCGACGAGACCAAGGAGATCAAGTTCATCTCCTACGCCGTCTGGTGGATCCGGCAGGCCATCCTGCAGGCGCTGGCCGAGCAGAGCCGGATCGTGCGCGTGCCGCTGAACCGCGCCGGCGCGCTGCACCGCATCGGCAAGCGGGCCAGCGCCATGGTCCAGGAGCTGGGTCGCGAGGCCACGCACGACGAGATCGCGAAGGACATGTCGCTGCCGCTCGACGAGGTGTCGCTCACGATGGGCATCGCGCAGGGCCACATCTCCCTCGACTCGCCCGTCACCCCCGGCGAGGACAACCGCCTCAGCGACTACCTCGCCGACACGGAGCACCTGTCCCCCGAGGAGGAGATGCACGAGAAGGCGATGCTGGAGACCGTGGTCGCCTCGCTCGGCCGCCTCAAGGAACGTGAGGCGCGCATCCTCCGCATGTACTTCGGCCTCGACGAAGCCGAGCCGCTCACACTCGAGGAGATCGGGCTCAAGCTCGGCATCACCCGGGAGCGGGTGCGCCAGATCAAGGAGAAGGCGCTCAGCCGGCTGCGCCACGTGAGCAACGCCCGCGCACTCGAGAGCTTCTACGTGTCGTGA